In Marivirga salinae, a single window of DNA contains:
- the yjjX gene encoding inosine/xanthosine triphosphatase, giving the protein MPIKVIIASKNPVKIDATKASFQRKFPEHSFEFEGVSVPSDVNDQPMTHKETQEGAQNRANNAKIKYPEADFWVGIEGGVHDDEFGMQAFAWVVVLSKSISNQAQTAVFYLPEAIAKLVRSGIELGEADDIYFGRTNSKQKDGAVGILTNGEIDRKAYYEHAMIMALIPFTLKVLSN; this is encoded by the coding sequence ATGCCAATAAAAGTAATCATAGCCTCCAAAAACCCGGTTAAAATAGATGCAACCAAAGCAAGTTTCCAAAGAAAGTTCCCTGAGCATTCTTTCGAATTTGAAGGCGTGTCCGTCCCTTCTGATGTCAATGATCAACCTATGACGCATAAGGAAACTCAAGAAGGCGCTCAAAATCGAGCAAATAACGCAAAAATTAAATATCCAGAAGCTGATTTTTGGGTTGGAATTGAAGGAGGAGTTCATGATGATGAATTTGGTATGCAAGCCTTTGCTTGGGTAGTGGTGCTTTCAAAATCTATTTCAAATCAGGCGCAAACTGCAGTATTTTATTTGCCAGAAGCCATAGCTAAGTTAGTTCGGTCAGGAATTGAACTTGGAGAAGCAGATGATATTTATTTTGGTCGCACTAATTCAAAACAAAAAGATGGTGCTGTTGGGATTTTGACCAATGGCGAAATTGATAGAAAGGCCTATTACGAACATGCCATGATTATGGCACTCATACCATTTACTTTGAAAGTTCTAAGCAATTAA
- the katG gene encoding catalase/peroxidase HPI: MFTGCQNDSEKTAEADGYSGATKKSRSTMKASQLSEWWPNRLDLSILRQNSELSNPLNKNFDYKKEFRSVDYVALKKDIAAMLKDSKEWWPADYGHYGPFMIRMAWHSAGTYRTGDGRGGSRSGQQRFDPISSWPDNANLDKARRLLWPIKQKYGNKISWADLMILTGNVALEDMGFQTIGFAGGREDVYEPELDVYWGSEKEWLSDEERYSGDRELEDPLAAVQMGLIYVNPEGPNGNPDPVLAAYDIRQTFGRMGMNDEETVALIAGGHTLGKAHGAGDASNVGDAPAGAGMEEQGFGWKSSYKSGKGKDAITSGLEVTWTTTPAKWSHGYFTSLFEHEWELTKSPAGAHQWVAKDPKVMVPDAFDSTKKLKPTMFTTDLSLRFDSGFAKISRKFLENPELFNEAFAKAWFKLTHRDMGPNTTYLGPETPEEDFIWQDPIPAVDHPLINANDIAKLKTQILNSDLSISEVVSTAWASASTYRDSDRRGGANGAHIQLAPMKDWEVNNPEQLQKVLSTLEGIQNEFHKTSGARKVFMADLIVLAGAAGVEKAAANAGYNVKVPFTPGRMDAKQEQVDITSMNLLEPMADGFRNYLKTRYSVSTEELLVDKAQLLTLTPPEMTVLVGGMRALGANYDGSNHGILTDKKDQLTNDFFVYLMDMSTVWEPTDDTKEQFIGKDRSSGEQKYIGTRADLVFGSHSELRALAEVYAQSDSKEMFVKDFVAAWDKVMKLDRFDLIYQ, from the coding sequence ATGTTTACAGGATGTCAAAATGATAGCGAAAAAACAGCAGAAGCAGACGGCTATTCCGGAGCGACTAAAAAAAGCAGGTCCACAATGAAGGCAAGCCAGCTAAGCGAATGGTGGCCAAATAGATTAGATTTAAGCATTTTGAGACAAAATTCTGAATTATCTAATCCTTTAAATAAGAATTTTGATTATAAGAAAGAATTCAGAAGTGTAGATTATGTTGCTTTGAAAAAAGACATTGCTGCGATGTTGAAAGATTCAAAAGAATGGTGGCCTGCTGATTATGGACATTACGGACCTTTCATGATTCGTATGGCTTGGCATAGTGCGGGTACTTACAGAACTGGTGACGGTAGAGGTGGATCACGCTCAGGTCAGCAAAGATTTGACCCTATTAGTAGCTGGCCAGATAACGCCAATTTAGATAAAGCCAGAAGATTGTTATGGCCAATCAAGCAAAAATACGGCAACAAAATTTCTTGGGCTGATTTAATGATTTTAACTGGAAACGTAGCTTTGGAAGACATGGGATTCCAAACTATTGGTTTTGCTGGTGGTAGAGAAGATGTGTATGAACCAGAATTGGATGTTTATTGGGGTTCAGAAAAAGAATGGTTAAGCGATGAAGAGCGTTATTCTGGCGATAGAGAATTAGAAGATCCCCTGGCAGCAGTCCAAATGGGTTTGATTTACGTGAATCCTGAAGGACCAAATGGAAATCCTGATCCTGTATTAGCAGCTTATGACATCAGACAAACATTTGGAAGAATGGGAATGAATGATGAAGAAACAGTTGCTTTAATTGCTGGTGGACATACATTAGGAAAAGCACATGGTGCTGGTGATGCTTCAAATGTTGGTGATGCACCTGCAGGTGCTGGCATGGAAGAACAAGGTTTTGGATGGAAAAGCTCTTACAAATCAGGTAAAGGTAAAGATGCCATTACTTCTGGTTTGGAAGTTACTTGGACAACAACTCCTGCAAAATGGAGTCATGGTTATTTCACAAGTTTATTTGAGCACGAATGGGAATTAACTAAAAGCCCAGCTGGTGCTCATCAGTGGGTGGCTAAAGATCCTAAAGTGATGGTTCCAGATGCTTTTGATTCTACTAAGAAGCTTAAGCCTACCATGTTTACAACAGATTTGTCCTTAAGATTCGATTCAGGTTTTGCCAAAATCTCTCGTAAATTCTTAGAGAATCCTGAGCTATTTAATGAAGCATTTGCAAAAGCATGGTTCAAACTAACGCATAGAGATATGGGACCAAATACCACTTATTTGGGGCCTGAAACTCCAGAAGAAGATTTCATTTGGCAAGACCCAATTCCTGCTGTAGATCATCCATTGATCAATGCAAATGATATTGCAAAATTGAAAACTCAAATACTGAATTCAGATTTAAGCATTAGTGAAGTAGTTTCAACTGCATGGGCTTCAGCATCTACTTATAGAGATTCTGACAGAAGAGGAGGAGCAAATGGTGCTCATATCCAATTAGCTCCAATGAAAGATTGGGAAGTGAACAATCCTGAGCAATTACAAAAAGTATTGAGCACTTTGGAAGGTATTCAAAATGAATTCCATAAAACTTCAGGTGCTAGAAAAGTGTTTATGGCTGATTTGATTGTATTAGCTGGTGCTGCTGGTGTGGAAAAAGCAGCTGCTAATGCTGGTTACAATGTGAAAGTACCATTCACTCCAGGCCGTATGGATGCCAAGCAAGAACAAGTGGATATAACATCCATGAATTTACTAGAGCCAATGGCAGATGGATTCAGAAATTACTTGAAAACCAGATATTCTGTTTCTACTGAGGAATTATTAGTGGATAAAGCTCAATTATTGACTTTAACTCCTCCTGAAATGACTGTTTTGGTAGGTGGAATGAGAGCTTTAGGTGCTAATTATGATGGCTCTAATCATGGGATATTAACTGATAAAAAAGATCAATTGACCAATGATTTCTTTGTATATCTTATGGATATGAGCACAGTTTGGGAGCCAACCGATGATACAAAAGAGCAATTCATTGGGAAAGATAGAAGTTCAGGTGAACAAAAATATATAGGAACTAGAGCAGACTTAGTGTTTGGTTCACATTCAGAGTTAAGAGCTTTAGCAGAAGTTTATGCTCAATCGGACTCTAAAGAAATGTTTGTGAAAGATTTCGTAGCAGCATGGGACAAAGTCATGAAGTTGGATCGATTTGATTTAATTTATCAATAA
- a CDS encoding acetolactate decarboxylase has translation MKRIFIILIVAHLISCSQSEDKESYWLKYAGGRDIMMQEQDFSAKADLDSLKNKKGLMALGPIENLKGEITIFNGVVYTGTIENDHAVYRKDSVVKAVFLAYGSADVYSAVEVEESIKGLKNIESYIREKATEKGLDLEKSFPFYMEAQVEDLDYHIMFKEGAGMHGPQAHQKAKRKFKLEKSNAKIVGVWANSQEEGLYTHKGSRAHLHFVNENSLASGHIDDVQILAGTKLFLPQN, from the coding sequence ATGAAAAGAATATTCATAATACTTATAGTAGCCCATTTAATCTCCTGTTCACAATCAGAAGATAAAGAATCCTATTGGCTGAAATATGCTGGAGGTAGAGATATTATGATGCAAGAGCAAGATTTTTCTGCTAAAGCTGATTTAGATAGCCTTAAAAATAAAAAAGGATTAATGGCATTAGGTCCAATTGAAAATTTGAAAGGCGAAATCACCATTTTTAATGGTGTGGTTTATACGGGTACTATTGAAAATGATCATGCAGTTTACAGAAAAGATTCTGTAGTGAAGGCAGTTTTTCTAGCTTACGGCAGTGCTGATGTATATAGTGCTGTTGAAGTTGAAGAATCAATAAAAGGGCTCAAAAACATTGAAAGTTATATTCGAGAAAAAGCAACTGAAAAGGGTTTAGATCTTGAAAAGTCTTTTCCTTTTTATATGGAAGCTCAGGTCGAAGATTTGGATTATCATATCATGTTTAAAGAAGGGGCGGGGATGCACGGACCTCAAGCTCATCAAAAAGCCAAAAGAAAATTTAAGCTTGAAAAGTCTAATGCGAAAATAGTGGGGGTTTGGGCTAATAGCCAAGAAGAAGGACTTTATACCCATAAAGGCAGCAGAGCACATTTACATTTTGTAAATGAAAATAGCTTGGCATCAGGTCATATAGATGATGTTCAAATATTGGCTGGGACTAAACTTTTTTTACCTCAAAATTAA
- a CDS encoding lysophospholipid acyltransferase family protein has protein sequence MQLFLKKIYTVWCAIVFIGLFILVFPFFLIIIWVPAWHKHCFYINKIWATIALFFVGIKTEISGLENLNSKNQYVYCANHFSLLDIVSFGFSPNSVVYVGKSSLAKIPLFGFMFKKLHVTVNRKSIKDSYNSLQLALLKMGDERSLVMFPEGGIMSKSIPKMTRFKDGAFRAAITKQIPLVPVTLPDNWIILPDEKIPLINRKKMRMIFHQPISTEGLNMEDVPALKEKVFKVITDELNKYH, from the coding sequence ATGCAACTTTTTTTAAAGAAAATATATACAGTTTGGTGTGCAATTGTTTTTATTGGCCTTTTCATACTGGTGTTTCCATTTTTCTTAATCATAATTTGGGTGCCTGCTTGGCATAAACATTGTTTTTACATCAATAAAATATGGGCAACTATCGCTTTATTCTTCGTTGGGATTAAAACCGAAATAAGCGGATTAGAAAATTTAAATTCTAAAAATCAGTATGTCTATTGCGCCAATCATTTTTCTTTATTGGATATCGTAAGCTTCGGCTTTTCACCCAACTCTGTAGTTTATGTTGGTAAAAGTTCTTTAGCGAAAATCCCATTATTTGGTTTTATGTTCAAGAAATTGCACGTTACAGTAAATCGAAAAAGCATAAAAGATAGCTATAATTCTTTGCAATTGGCATTATTAAAAATGGGAGATGAGCGATCATTGGTGATGTTTCCTGAAGGTGGGATTATGTCCAAGAGTATTCCTAAGATGACTCGCTTTAAAGATGGAGCTTTCCGTGCTGCAATTACCAAACAAATTCCACTTGTGCCTGTGACACTTCCGGATAATTGGATAATTTTGCCCGATGAAAAGATTCCGTTGATCAATCGAAAAAAAATGAGAATGATTTTTCACCAACCTATTTCAACTGAAGGGCTCAATATGGAAGATGTTCCCGCGTTAAAGGAAAAAGTATTTAAGGTGATTACGGATGAGTTAAATAAATACCATTAA
- a CDS encoding class I SAM-dependent methyltransferase gives MKEFWNERYAKNEFIYGTEPNEFFRKELENLPVGKIILPCDGEGRNAVFAAKLGWQVNAFDYSASAKEKAFALAKQEGVNPHYEVADIHEKEFKENSADVVALIYAHFPVELRKIAHQKAIKWLKPGGKLILEAFNPKQLGNDSGGPKNIEMLYTEDLLKADFKDLKIVKLESLETNLSEGNFHNGKANIIRLIAIK, from the coding sequence ATGAAAGAATTTTGGAATGAAAGATATGCGAAAAATGAATTCATTTATGGTACAGAACCCAATGAATTCTTTCGCAAAGAATTAGAAAATTTACCAGTAGGTAAAATTATTTTACCCTGTGATGGAGAAGGTAGAAATGCTGTTTTTGCAGCCAAATTAGGTTGGCAAGTTAACGCTTTTGATTATAGTGCCTCCGCCAAAGAAAAAGCTTTTGCTTTGGCCAAACAGGAAGGAGTAAATCCACATTATGAAGTGGCCGATATTCATGAAAAAGAATTCAAAGAAAATTCAGCGGATGTAGTAGCGCTCATTTATGCTCATTTCCCAGTTGAATTAAGAAAAATTGCTCATCAGAAAGCAATAAAATGGCTGAAGCCAGGAGGGAAGCTTATTTTGGAAGCCTTTAATCCCAAACAATTGGGCAATGATTCAGGCGGCCCAAAAAATATAGAGATGCTTTATACAGAAGATCTCTTAAAAGCAGATTTTAAAGATTTGAAAATAGTGAAATTGGAAAGTTTGGAAACAAATTTATCTGAAGGTAATTTTCATAATGGGAAAGCTAATATAATTCGATTAATTGCAATTAAATAA
- a CDS encoding tetratricopeptide repeat protein: MAKLNFWKDWKLRYRGIYQVLLFIFLLSVAYSFYNQNNSNDLSAPIDVVRKTQSIELSLQNVQDFVFELPVPARNYVIFQGFLALEPGFELSGTYLLIAIIFCCFSILMTASTYLSRWWFIIFQSVFVIWLITLKLPYLEILGVDNQVFTFIFTGLILAVGYYFHAFKENAGLFQRWLAFALILIALIVLVILGSSVEAPIVFMAHHGIIVPIILSIIFIFNVAYEIILHILYILASKKNSDGSSNLIHFIILSMLYLVYVGLTYAKNDNIIDWNIVYINEFVLLAISAILGIWGYRKRSELVGNQLSFRPLGGYVYLVLGILTFSVLAWIFKNGNDPLMDTFEDMIIFSHLGFGILFFFYVLYNFVGLLNSGHSIYPVVFRPVNIPYNLVRFVGFGIVVVLVLRVSYLPYYQAISGYYNSLADYYEYIGEEENAETTYKIARQYAATSHKHNFKIGQIEYENKNWAEASSYFNQANFKRPSIQAYINRAQAQLNASLIFEALFTLEDAQKEFPNNGYILNMKGLVFERLNKTDSAFIYFDAAERSSISNQVSEIASVNRLGLFAKNSIDEDLPEQAALNNKSVAFQANYLALANRKREFIDSVSLDAEKIPETLTYNDFSFIFNYTLNKTLNNQEFEADTILGLTRLSQNEDFAKSLKYAAASRLNYSAKINEAYSYIYSLENADISDAGFYYLLHGLWLLDQKAYTMASEHFKKAADLKMSKAKTYQAIALILDERLYEAAQVYNNQVESESIAVGYLDQDPLYQFLQGNTQKLPDSFLYLWLRTNSSLQSDEIDSIRNNIKGSPFLTLLSLKEAEDDIIKANYSAAKSKLTNLSIPAQEKGLNIYQNNLIAALAALSDDQQLADLVEQSTLSTYPYNYKFLWKSFLEIRNDSEDKATEMALELGRGNAFFEAGVIFASQHLNAQNDLDKAYEILVEASRLNPNSIELLKAYALQALRLNLLSYATDAYEELGNLLSAEEWEEFSQDYQEIAKEMDERPW; encoded by the coding sequence ATGGCTAAATTAAATTTCTGGAAGGATTGGAAGTTGAGGTACAGGGGCATTTACCAGGTGCTCCTTTTTATTTTTCTGTTGTCAGTTGCCTATAGTTTTTATAATCAAAACAATAGCAATGATCTGTCTGCTCCTATAGACGTGGTCAGAAAAACCCAAAGTATTGAGTTATCTCTTCAAAATGTTCAAGATTTCGTGTTTGAATTACCTGTTCCTGCAAGGAATTATGTAATCTTTCAGGGCTTTTTAGCTTTAGAACCTGGTTTTGAACTCAGCGGAACCTATCTTTTGATAGCCATCATTTTTTGTTGTTTTTCAATTTTAATGACTGCCTCTACCTATTTGAGCCGTTGGTGGTTTATTATTTTTCAATCAGTTTTTGTCATATGGCTCATTACCCTCAAACTGCCATATCTTGAAATATTAGGGGTTGATAATCAGGTTTTCACTTTTATTTTTACAGGCTTAATTTTAGCGGTAGGATATTATTTTCATGCTTTCAAAGAAAATGCTGGTTTGTTCCAAAGATGGTTGGCTTTTGCATTGATATTGATCGCCCTAATTGTTTTGGTGATTTTAGGTTCATCGGTTGAAGCTCCTATTGTATTTATGGCTCACCATGGAATTATAGTGCCTATCATTTTATCGATTATCTTCATTTTTAATGTTGCTTATGAAATCATCCTTCACATCCTATATATTTTAGCCTCAAAGAAAAATAGCGATGGGAGTTCTAACTTAATTCATTTCATTATTTTAAGCATGCTATATCTGGTTTATGTAGGTTTAACATATGCCAAAAATGATAATATTATTGATTGGAATATAGTCTATATAAATGAGTTTGTCTTATTGGCTATATCAGCAATTTTAGGTATTTGGGGATATAGAAAAAGAAGCGAACTAGTTGGTAATCAATTAAGTTTCCGACCATTAGGTGGCTACGTTTACCTGGTGCTAGGAATTTTGACTTTTTCAGTATTAGCTTGGATATTCAAGAATGGAAACGATCCTTTAATGGACACATTTGAAGATATGATCATCTTCTCTCATTTAGGTTTTGGAATTCTATTTTTCTTTTATGTGCTCTACAATTTTGTAGGGCTTCTAAATTCTGGACATAGTATCTACCCTGTAGTTTTCCGACCTGTTAATATTCCTTATAATTTAGTCCGCTTTGTTGGTTTTGGAATAGTTGTGGTTTTAGTTCTTCGAGTGTCTTATTTGCCTTATTATCAAGCAATTTCAGGATATTATAACAGTTTAGCAGATTATTATGAATACATAGGAGAAGAGGAGAATGCTGAGACCACTTATAAAATTGCTAGACAATATGCCGCAACCTCCCATAAGCATAATTTCAAAATTGGGCAGATAGAATATGAAAATAAGAATTGGGCGGAAGCTTCATCTTATTTTAACCAAGCTAATTTTAAAAGACCTAGCATTCAAGCTTACATTAATAGAGCCCAAGCTCAATTAAATGCTAGTTTGATTTTTGAAGCCTTGTTTACCTTGGAGGATGCTCAAAAAGAATTTCCTAATAATGGGTATATACTGAATATGAAAGGTTTGGTTTTTGAAAGATTGAACAAAACAGATTCAGCATTTATTTATTTTGATGCAGCTGAAAGATCATCAATTTCCAACCAAGTTTCTGAAATTGCTTCCGTAAACCGCTTGGGACTATTTGCTAAAAATTCAATAGATGAAGATTTGCCTGAACAGGCTGCATTGAATAATAAGTCAGTTGCTTTTCAAGCTAACTATTTAGCTTTAGCGAACCGAAAAAGAGAATTTATCGATAGTGTTAGTCTTGATGCTGAAAAAATTCCTGAGACATTGACATATAATGATTTCTCCTTCATTTTTAATTATACGCTTAATAAAACGCTTAATAATCAAGAATTTGAGGCAGATACAATATTAGGCTTAACCAGATTATCTCAAAACGAGGATTTTGCCAAGTCTTTAAAATATGCAGCAGCTTCTCGTTTAAATTATTCCGCAAAAATTAATGAAGCTTATAGCTATATTTATTCTCTTGAAAATGCGGATATTTCAGATGCTGGCTTTTATTATTTGCTGCATGGTTTATGGTTATTAGATCAAAAAGCGTATACAATGGCTTCGGAACATTTTAAAAAGGCAGCTGATTTAAAAATGAGCAAGGCTAAAACTTACCAAGCAATCGCTTTAATTTTGGATGAAAGATTGTATGAAGCTGCTCAGGTTTATAATAACCAAGTAGAATCTGAATCTATCGCAGTAGGCTATCTTGATCAAGATCCTTTGTATCAATTCTTACAAGGAAATACACAAAAACTGCCCGATAGTTTTCTTTATTTATGGCTGAGAACAAATTCATCTTTACAATCAGATGAAATAGATTCGATTAGAAATAATATAAAGGGCTCTCCATTCTTGACTTTATTAAGTCTGAAAGAAGCAGAAGATGATATTATCAAAGCGAATTACAGTGCAGCAAAATCTAAACTGACAAATCTTAGTATTCCAGCTCAAGAGAAGGGATTGAATATCTATCAAAATAATTTGATTGCAGCTTTAGCAGCACTTTCTGATGATCAACAACTTGCAGATTTAGTTGAACAATCAACACTTTCCACCTATCCATATAATTATAAATTCTTATGGAAATCATTTCTTGAAATTAGAAATGATAGTGAGGATAAGGCAACTGAAATGGCACTAGAATTAGGTAGAGGAAATGCGTTTTTTGAAGCGGGAGTTATTTTTGCAAGTCAGCATTTGAATGCACAAAATGACTTAGATAAAGCTTATGAAATTTTGGTGGAAGCCAGTCGTTTAAATCCAAATAGTATTGAGCTTTTGAAAGCTTATGCCCTGCAAGCACTAAGACTGAATTTGCTATCTTATGCAACAGATGCTTATGAAGAATTAGGAAACTTATTAAGTGCTGAAGAATGGGAAGAGTTTTCACAGGATTATCAGGAAATCGCTAAAGAAATGGACGAAAGGCCTTGGTAA
- a CDS encoding response regulator transcription factor: MTDKPNPIKLIIADDHEILANGMASILAKHSDFEMLGTAENGKEVLDMMAINPAHVIIMDLNMPELDGIETTQILKKKYPKVKVLILTMFDREGYIQSALDIGVDGYVLKNIGEQEIVLAIHRLLEGKTYFSQDVMEKVALKMRHEPEQGIKLSATERRMLKFLSEGDTSGEISEKMNLATNSVMSYRKLLLQKFEAKNVSHMIKMAYEMGYLGKP; this comes from the coding sequence ATGACTGATAAACCAAACCCAATTAAATTGATAATTGCTGATGATCATGAAATTTTAGCGAATGGAATGGCATCAATACTTGCAAAACATTCAGATTTTGAGATGTTGGGTACTGCCGAAAATGGTAAAGAGGTTTTGGATATGATGGCAATCAATCCAGCACACGTGATTATTATGGATTTGAATATGCCCGAATTGGACGGTATTGAAACTACTCAAATTCTAAAGAAAAAATATCCCAAAGTCAAGGTACTTATCCTCACTATGTTCGATAGAGAAGGTTATATTCAAAGTGCATTAGATATTGGAGTAGATGGTTATGTGTTGAAAAATATAGGTGAACAGGAAATTGTTTTGGCTATACATAGATTATTAGAGGGTAAAACCTATTTTTCTCAGGATGTAATGGAGAAGGTTGCCTTGAAAATGCGACATGAGCCTGAACAGGGTATTAAGCTTTCAGCCACAGAAAGAAGAATGTTAAAATTCTTAAGTGAAGGCGATACTTCTGGTGAAATTTCCGAAAAAATGAATTTAGCTACAAATAGTGTAATGTCATATCGAAAGCTATTACTGCAGAAGTTTGAAGCTAAAAATGTATCCCATATGATAAAAATGGCTTATGAAATGGGCTATTTAGGAAAACCTTAA
- a CDS encoding rhodanese-like domain-containing protein produces MSFLRKLFGLGPAVDLKALADEGAIILDVRTKGEFQGGHIKHAINIPVDSISSNLSKLKNKDKPIITCCASGMRSGRAKGLLKAKGYEKVYNGGAWTSLNRKIA; encoded by the coding sequence ATGAGTTTCCTTAGAAAATTATTCGGCTTAGGTCCAGCAGTTGACTTGAAAGCATTAGCAGATGAGGGTGCTATCATTTTAGATGTGAGAACAAAAGGAGAATTTCAGGGAGGGCATATCAAACATGCGATTAATATTCCTGTGGATAGTATCTCCTCTAATTTATCAAAATTGAAAAATAAAGATAAGCCCATTATCACTTGTTGTGCTTCAGGTATGAGGAGTGGTCGTGCCAAAGGTCTTTTGAAGGCTAAAGGCTATGAAAAAGTGTATAATGGTGGAGCCTGGACTTCACTCAATAGAAAAATAGCATGA
- a CDS encoding ABC transporter ATP-binding protein: protein MGNSVIQTQDIAKIYKMGTETVEALKSVTINIDKGEYVAFMGPSGSGKSTLMNIIGCLDTPTRGKYELAGQNVSETSENDLAEIRNKEIGFVFQTFNLLPRQSSLENVALPLVYAGFSKSQREERALEVLQSVGLGERAYHKPNELSGGQRQRVAIARALVNNPSIILADEPTGNLDSKTSHEIMELFQLLHDQGNTIVMVTHEDDIAQYAHRIIRMRDGLVESDNINNDITRVGATTV from the coding sequence ATGGGAAATTCTGTAATTCAAACACAAGATATAGCCAAAATCTACAAAATGGGTACTGAAACGGTGGAAGCCTTAAAATCAGTAACTATAAATATTGATAAGGGTGAATACGTAGCTTTTATGGGTCCATCTGGTTCTGGTAAATCGACCTTGATGAACATAATTGGGTGTTTGGATACTCCCACAAGAGGTAAATATGAATTAGCAGGACAGAATGTGAGCGAAACCTCAGAAAATGATCTTGCAGAAATCCGAAACAAAGAAATTGGATTTGTATTTCAAACTTTTAATCTTTTACCGAGACAATCTTCACTTGAAAATGTGGCCTTACCTTTAGTTTATGCAGGTTTTAGTAAGTCGCAAAGAGAAGAACGAGCCTTAGAAGTATTGCAAAGTGTTGGCTTAGGTGAAAGAGCTTATCATAAACCCAATGAACTTTCAGGTGGTCAGAGACAAAGAGTTGCTATTGCTAGGGCTTTAGTAAATAACCCAAGTATTATTTTGGCCGATGAACCAACAGGAAACTTGGATTCTAAAACCTCTCATGAAATCATGGAGCTTTTTCAATTATTGCATGATCAGGGAAATACAATTGTCATGGTAACTCACGAAGATGATATCGCCCAATATGCTCACAGAATTATTAGAATGCGTGATGGACTAGTTGAGTCCGATAACATAAATAATGATATAACCAGAGTAGGTGCTACAACAGTCTAA
- the gatC gene encoding Asp-tRNA(Asn)/Glu-tRNA(Gln) amidotransferase subunit GatC: MSINKETLEKIAHLARLEFDEKSEEKMLKDMNNMLSFVEKLQELDTENVEPLQAMSFEINQLREDKVKEHLPREKGLKNAPKKDNEFFRVPKVIE; this comes from the coding sequence ATGAGTATCAATAAAGAGACATTGGAAAAAATTGCTCATCTAGCTCGCTTAGAGTTTGATGAGAAATCGGAAGAAAAGATGTTGAAAGATATGAATAATATGCTTTCCTTCGTTGAGAAATTGCAAGAATTGGATACTGAAAATGTAGAGCCACTTCAGGCTATGTCATTCGAGATTAATCAATTGAGAGAAGACAAGGTGAAAGAACATTTGCCTCGAGAAAAAGGACTGAAAAATGCACCTAAGAAGGACAATGAATTTTTCAGAGTACCAAAAGTAATAGAATAA